In Paenibacillus sp. G2S3, a single window of DNA contains:
- the purU gene encoding formyltetrahydrofolate deformylase, with translation MELHVKRNNSSGVESYSNRARMLISCPDGPGIVAAVSHFLYQHGANIVQSDQYTMDPDGGMFFMRVEFDLPELGDRLEEIRSLFGGVAERFKMNWKIFNVRHKKRLAIFVSKEDHCLVELLWQWQAGDLEADIALVVSNHLDMKSYVESFGIPFHHIPVTADTKAEAEKRQLEVIGDDIDVIILARYMQIISPSFIEHYRHQIINIHHSFLPAFIGGNPYAQAYQRGVKIIGATAHYVTEELDGGPIIEQDVQRVSHSDDVIELKRIGRTIERVVLARAVKWHIEDRILVHQNKTVVFK, from the coding sequence ATGGAATTACACGTAAAAAGAAACAATTCGTCAGGTGTTGAGTCTTATTCCAACCGGGCGCGTATGCTCATTTCCTGTCCTGACGGACCGGGAATCGTGGCGGCTGTATCACACTTTCTGTATCAGCATGGCGCGAATATTGTGCAGTCGGATCAGTACACCATGGATCCAGATGGCGGAATGTTCTTCATGAGAGTTGAGTTTGATCTTCCCGAGTTAGGAGATCGTCTGGAAGAAATCCGTTCTTTGTTCGGCGGGGTGGCTGAACGTTTCAAAATGAACTGGAAAATTTTCAATGTTCGTCATAAGAAAAGATTAGCCATCTTTGTCTCTAAAGAAGACCATTGTCTTGTGGAGCTGCTCTGGCAGTGGCAAGCTGGTGATCTAGAGGCCGACATTGCTCTCGTCGTGAGCAACCATTTGGATATGAAATCGTATGTCGAATCCTTCGGCATTCCTTTTCACCATATTCCAGTTACTGCTGATACTAAGGCTGAGGCGGAAAAACGTCAGCTTGAGGTCATCGGAGACGACATTGATGTTATAATTCTGGCTCGGTATATGCAGATTATCTCACCGTCGTTTATTGAGCACTATCGTCACCAGATTATTAATATTCATCACTCCTTCCTGCCAGCCTTTATTGGTGGTAATCCTTACGCCCAAGCGTACCAACGCGGAGTGAAGATTATCGGAGCAACTGCTCACTATGTTACAGAAGAGCTTGATGGTGGTCCGATTATTGAACAGGATGTGCAGCGGGTTAGTCACAGTGATGATGTTATCGAGCTGAAGCGGATTGGACGCACCATTGAGCGGGTTGTTCTGGCTCGTGCGGTGAAATGGCATATCGAAGACCGGATCCTCGTCCATCAAAATAAGACTGTAGTATTTAAATAA
- a CDS encoding SAF domain-containing protein: MALQRGQLLKRNYFFASLILITGVGGLLGYDLYFKPYVLSRTVVKIKVEGGELLPKNYELKASDLYLDSVQTKDIPSGVITDIAQVEHKITNVNLTNGIILTTSLVDVSDLEPLEDEGIFPIPKEAIYAINGSLRSRDKVDIYLVEADQEKRSESLSPNNKKEGQELIEQSPLSEPAKEVFLSGVTVNYVRTEDNNDVLDSEKGNNNNRLTSTGKVATPELKLKKSDGQQLGQFLEQGKKLWIVRVE, translated from the coding sequence TTGGCTTTACAGCGCGGGCAACTGTTAAAACGCAACTATTTCTTCGCAAGTCTCATTCTGATTACTGGAGTTGGCGGACTGCTGGGCTATGATCTTTATTTCAAGCCCTACGTGCTCTCCCGAACCGTGGTCAAAATTAAGGTGGAAGGCGGGGAGCTTCTTCCCAAAAATTATGAGCTGAAAGCAAGTGATTTGTATCTGGATTCTGTTCAGACCAAGGATATACCTTCCGGTGTAATTACAGACATTGCACAAGTGGAGCACAAAATTACGAATGTAAATCTGACTAACGGAATTATTTTGACTACATCGCTAGTGGATGTCAGTGATTTGGAGCCACTGGAGGATGAAGGGATTTTTCCTATACCGAAGGAGGCCATCTATGCCATCAATGGTTCACTGCGCAGTCGGGATAAGGTAGACATTTATCTTGTAGAAGCTGATCAAGAGAAGCGGAGTGAATCGCTTAGCCCAAATAACAAGAAGGAAGGGCAAGAGCTGATAGAGCAAAGTCCACTTAGCGAACCGGCAAAGGAGGTGTTTTTATCTGGAGTCACCGTAAACTATGTGCGAACTGAAGACAATAATGATGTGCTGGATTCAGAAAAGGGCAACAACAATAATCGATTGACTTCGACTGGCAAGGTGGCGACACCAGAATTGAAGCTGAAGAAAAGCGATGGACAACAGCTAGGACAATTTTTAGAGCAGGGGAAGAAGCTGTGGATCGTACGGGTTGAGTAG
- a CDS encoding ATPase, T2SS/T4P/T4SS family: MNGNQTNRPLFSLKQSILRLSKPGKEDFYAFLQKMKNDMNEGLEREDDAYFELNAKALIGDPQAVSFFMNEIEKYLRKTPFTGKVPEAYRTAAEALYHEWKGFGPAYRWFTDRAYSESTGLQMIGKQIFYNHKGEFVAYPYEMPSLDRVEQLKRSLLKSDPNKKLNKDNPSVEFKMDDPLWPGRFIRLAIWVSPRVWDGFTTISLRRQVVEFLSLEDQAGTECIPAEAVEMIRALSSTFRNTIIAGAVGSGKTTFANTIVGEQLLGSSSCMGVVMIEKHPESILPYQIKGHRIIPIQATNEELMEVGVESLRHDPNILYMTEMRYNEWEFYLWSGEKGYDGITGTFHTVDSEDIPYQGAFAVSTRIGGSLKGHLISALKSCELVFILESVPNGKKRLTRISEVFYDEDKNSVFANDLMRWEPQKMCWSYNDKLTKSLVLKMTKKNEQATQLLQKELGRLAAVKPMEQPIKESLKSKIVLNE; encoded by the coding sequence ATGAACGGAAATCAAACGAATCGACCGTTGTTCTCTCTAAAACAAAGTATCCTACGCTTGAGCAAACCGGGCAAGGAAGACTTTTATGCATTTTTGCAAAAAATGAAAAACGATATGAATGAAGGACTGGAACGGGAGGATGATGCTTACTTCGAGTTAAATGCGAAGGCACTAATTGGCGATCCGCAGGCGGTTAGCTTTTTTATGAATGAGATAGAGAAGTACTTACGAAAAACACCCTTTACCGGCAAGGTTCCCGAAGCATACCGAACGGCGGCAGAAGCGCTCTATCACGAGTGGAAGGGCTTTGGTCCGGCGTATCGCTGGTTTACTGATCGTGCATACAGTGAGTCAACTGGGCTTCAGATGATCGGAAAGCAAATCTTTTATAACCATAAAGGTGAGTTTGTAGCTTATCCCTATGAGATGCCATCGTTAGATCGGGTCGAACAGTTAAAGCGCTCCTTATTAAAAAGTGATCCCAATAAAAAGCTGAACAAGGACAACCCTTCAGTGGAGTTTAAAATGGATGACCCGCTCTGGCCTGGCCGATTTATTCGGCTTGCCATTTGGGTATCCCCGAGAGTGTGGGATGGCTTCACTACAATATCGTTGCGACGACAGGTTGTAGAATTTTTGAGTCTAGAAGATCAGGCGGGGACGGAATGTATTCCAGCGGAAGCAGTTGAAATGATTCGGGCGTTATCCTCCACCTTTCGCAATACCATTATTGCGGGTGCTGTAGGCTCGGGAAAAACAACTTTTGCAAATACGATTGTCGGCGAGCAATTGCTTGGATCTTCATCCTGTATGGGTGTAGTGATGATAGAGAAGCATCCGGAGTCGATTTTACCTTATCAGATTAAGGGGCACCGAATTATTCCAATACAGGCTACGAACGAGGAATTGATGGAGGTAGGGGTAGAGTCTCTGCGGCATGACCCGAACATTTTGTATATGACCGAGATGCGGTATAACGAATGGGAGTTTTATTTGTGGAGTGGGGAAAAAGGGTATGACGGTATCACTGGAACCTTCCACACCGTAGATTCGGAGGATATTCCTTATCAAGGCGCTTTTGCCGTGTCGACAAGGATTGGCGGGAGCCTTAAGGGTCATTTGATCTCTGCACTGAAATCATGCGAGCTGGTCTTTATTTTGGAAAGTGTTCCGAACGGGAAGAAGCGGCTGACGCGAATATCGGAAGTTTTTTATGACGAGGACAAGAACTCTGTATTTGCGAATGATCTGATGCGCTGGGAACCTCAGAAGATGTGTTGGTCTTACAATGACAAGCTGACGAAGAGCCTGGTTCTGAAGATGACTAAGAAAAATGAGCAGGCGACACAGTTGCTCCAGAAAGAGCTAGGACGGCTTGCAGCAGTAAAACCAATGGAACAGCCTATCAAGGAAAGCTTGAAATCTAAGATTGTTCTTAACGAGTGA